Proteins from a single region of Carassius carassius chromosome 25, fCarCar2.1, whole genome shotgun sequence:
- the LOC132103844 gene encoding E3 ubiquitin-protein ligase RNF139-like, which yields MASAHGRLGQDLQAVLDVVLRVPSIFIIDAIFSSNSDLGTGWTGATGRALIRALGILVCSVVLVLSQESLFKFYTLFAGVLLGMVSVLINYYSTSHIDLYSAYNRAALGLGLLQLMLGLGYVSLLSVPSLCAALLVLDVMLPLWGLMLELSADERQALALVSGAVLAMHVAVNLILKLKWFYFSCRYVYLLLRHMYRIFGLQLLLEDTWKRIRFPDILRVFWLTRITAQAVILVCVVRSESGLQLGWDLFWDLTRNLIIGGCDSMLTVLGMSAVISSFAHYLGLSILAFIGSTEEEDKRLGFVAPVLFFILALQTGLSGLDPEERLIRLSRNMCLLLTAILHFIHGMTDPVLMSLSASHVLSVRRHVPVLLVSVVLFTLPVLLSYVLWHHYVLNTWLFAVTAFCVELCLKVLVSITVYALFMIDGFYNVLWEKLDDYVYYVRSTGNIGEFVFGVIMFGNGAYTMMFESGSKIRACMMCLHAYFNIYLQARNGWKTFINRRTAVKKIHSLPEVKVAQLREIEDVCAICYQEFTTSARITPCHHYFHALCLRKWLYIQDTCPMCHQRVYIEDDGHEHTIFSNNNGYAAQGQQRAEFEGEVGGAAGGAEPENELLGDNDSIEYDEEEWAIQPAATLVGEEYINDDTDSN from the exons ATGGCCTCCGCTCACGGGCGGCTGGGTCAGGACCTCCAGGCCGTGCTGGATGTGGTTCTGCGAGTCCCGAGCATCTTTATAATCGACGCAATATTCAGCTCGAACTCAGACCTCGGTACCGGATGGACCGGAGCCACCGGGAGAGCGTTAATCCGCGCGCTGG GTATTCTGGTTTGCAGTGTGGTTCTGGTGCTTTCCCAGGAGTCCCTGTTCAAGTTCTACACTCTGTTCGCAGGTGTTCTGCTGGGCATGGTGTCGGTCCTCATCAACTACTACAGCACGTCTCACATCGACCTCTACAGCGCATATAACCGAGCGGCGCTGGGCTTGGGCCTGCTGCAGCTAATGCTAGGACTGGGCTACGTTTCGCTGCTAAGCGTGCCATCGCTTTGTGCCGCACTGCTGGTGCTGGACGTCATGCTCCCGCTGTGGGGCCTGATGCTGGAGCTCTCGGCGGACGAGCGTCAGGCGCTAGCGCTAGTGTCGGGAGCGGTTCTCGCGATGCATGTGGCTGTTAATCTGATTCTGAAGCTGAAATGGTTCTACTTCTCGTGCCGCTACGTCTATCTACTCCTGCGCCACATGTACCGCATCTTCGGCCTGCAGCTGCTGCTGGAGGACACCTGGAAGCGCATACGCTTCCCCGACATCCTGCGCGTCTTCTGGCTAACTCGAATTACAGCGCAAGCAGTCATCCTAGTGTGCGTGGTTCGCTCGGAAAGCGGCCTGCAGCTCGGCTGGGACTTATTTTGGGACTTGACCAGAAACTTGATCATCGGCGGCTGTGATTCGATGCTCACTGTTTTGGGAATGAGTGCCGTTATCTCGTCGTTCGCGCATTACTTGGGACTTAGCATCTTAGCATTCATCGGCTCAACTGAGGAGGAGGATAAGCGGCTAGGGTTTGTCGCACCAGTGCTGTTCTTCATCCTAGCCTTGCAGACGGGACTAAGCGGACTGGATCCTGAGGAGCGACTGATCCGGCTTAGCCGGAATATGTGCCTTCTGCTAACGGCGATTCTACATTTCATCCACGGCATGACGGATCCGGTGCTCATGTCGCTAAGTGCCTCACATGTTTTGTCAGTCCGCAGGCATGTTCCCGTCCTGCTGGTGTCTGTAGTCCTCTTCACTCTCCCCGTCCTGCTTAGCTATGTTCTGTGGCATCACTACGTGCTAAACACGTGGCTCTTCGCCGTCACCGCGTTCTGCGTGGAGCTCTGTCTCAAAGTCCTCGTCTCGATCACCGTCTACGCTCTGTTCATGATCGACGGCTTCTACAACGTGCTCTGGGAGAAGCTGGACGACTACGTCTACTACGTGCGCTCCACTGGCAACATCGGCGAGTTCGTCTTCGGCGTGATCATGTTCGGAAATGGCGCGTATACGATGATGTTCGAGTCTGGAAGTAAGATCCGCGCTTGCATGATGTGCCTGCACGCGTATTTCAACATCTACCTGCAGGCGAGGAACGGCTGGAAGACGTTTATCAACCGTCGCACTGCTGTCAAGAAGATCCACTCCCTCCCGGAGGTCAAAGTTGCACAGCTGAGGGAGATTGAGGATGTTTGCGCGATCTGCTATCAGGAGTTCACCACGTCTGCGCGCATTACTCCGTGCCACCACTACTTCCATGCTCTGTGTTTGCGCAAGTGGCTGTATATTCAAGACACATGTCCCATGTGCCACCAGCGCGTCTACATCGAGGATGATGGACACGAACACACCATATTCTCCAACAACAACGGCTACGCCGCGCAGGGACAACAGAGGGCGGAGTTTGAGGGAGAAGTGGGTGGGGCCGCCGGAGGGGCGGAGCCTGAAAACGAGCTTCTGGGGGACAACGACAGCATCGAGTACGACGAGGAGGAGTGGGCGATTCAACCGGCCGCTACGCTCGTAGGGGAAGAGTACATTAACGACGACACAGACTCCAACTGA
- the LOC132104584 gene encoding secretagogin-like, whose translation MKMFDKNQDGRLDLNDLARILALKENFLLKFEMEACSHEDRLRDFEKIFAHYDVSKTGALEGAEVDGFVKDMMELVKPGLSGSDLDKFKQVLLGHCDINGDGKIQKNELALCLGLKLSP comes from the exons ATGAAGATGTTTGACAAGAACCAGGATGGGCGTCTGGATCTGAATGATTTGGCGAG AATCCTGGCGCTGAAGGAGAACTTCCTGCTGAAGTTTGAGATGGAG GCCTGCAGTCACGAGGACCGACTCCGAGACTTCGAGAAGATCTTCGCTCACTATGACGTG agtaaGACTGGTGCTCTGGAGGGCGCGGAGGTGGATGGTTTTGTCAAAGACATGATGGAGCTGGTGAAG CCCGGTCTCAGCGGCTCAGACCTGGACAAGTTCAAGCAGGTTCTTCTGGGTCACTGTGACATCAACGGAGATGGAAAGATCCAGAAGAACGAGCTAGCGCTGTGTCTAGGGCTCAAGCTCAGtccctga
- the LOC132103846 gene encoding sodium channel subunit beta-1-like, whose product MMMMMMMMRRLLLLCVFCSLCVSLCSGACAEVDSDTEAVAGQPFKLGCISCKMRGEVEASATVDWQFRARGEADFVHIYSYDGKASSIIDERFQDRMEWHGSKKTFDLQDASVDLLNVTFNDSGVYRCVFNRVLSYEHYEFSTTATKEVHLTVVAKATRGTASIVSEVMMYVSIIGLQLWLLVEMIYCYRKIAAAGEEALRASAAEYLAIASESKDNCAGVQVAE is encoded by the exons atgatgatgatgatgatgatgatgagacgCCTGCTGCTCCTGTGTGTGTTCTGCTCGCTCTGCG TGTCTCTGTGCAGCGGAGCGTGTGCCGAGGTGGACTCAGACACCGAAGCTGTGGCCGGACAGCCCTTCAAACTGGGATGCATCTCCTGTAAGATGCGCGGAGAGGTGGAGGCCTCGGCCACCGTCGACTGGCAGTTCAGAGCCAGAGGAGAAGCAGACTTCGTGCAT ATCTACAGCTACGACGGCAAGGCGTCCAGCATCATCGACGAGCGCTTTCAGGACCGCATGGAGTGGCACGGCAGCAAGAAGACCTTTGACCTTCAGGACGCATCTGTAGACCTCCTCAACGTCACCTTCAACGACTCCGGCGTCTACCGCTGCGTCTTCAACCGAGTGCTCAGCTACGAACACTACGAGTTCTCCACCACCGCCACCAAAGAGGTGCACCTCACCGTCGTGGCCAAAG CCACGCGGGGCACGGCGTCCATCGTGTCAGAGGTCATGATGTACGTGTCCATCATCGgcctgcagctctggctcctggtGGAGATGATCTACTGCTACAGGAAGATCGCCGCGGCCGGAGAGGAAGCGCTCAGAGCCAGCGC AGCGGAGTATCTGGCGATCGCGTCCGAGAGCAAAGACAACTGCGCTGGTGTACAGGTAGCTGAATGA
- the LOC132104585 gene encoding transmembrane protein 65-like, which produces MIRLALLRSLVSRHTGPAPLHRRLLGTHRRRIKPEQLELPNQAREFVYGLSPANRSCLLKELQNFQSQTQGSEDSSPPTAAQLRYILLHNAIPFIGFGFLDNAIMIAAGTQIELSIGLTLGISTMAAAALGNLVSDLAGLGLAGYVEALAARFGMQIPDLTPKQVDMWQTRVTSHMGKAIGVAIGCILGMFPLLFLSDDEEEKKEKKMKNHPNPK; this is translated from the exons ATGATCCGGCTGGCTCTGCTCCGCTCGCTCGTGTCCCGCCACACCGGACCGGCTCCGCTGCACCGGAGGCTTCTCGGTACACACCGGCGCAGGATCAAACCAGAGCAGCTGGAGCTTCCCAACCAGGCGCGGGAGTTCGTGTACGGCCTGAGCCCGGCGAACCGGAGCTGCTTACTGAAGGAGCTGCAGAACTTCCAGTCCCAGACCCAAG gctcAGAGGACTCGTCTCCACCGACAGCAGCTCAGCTCAGATACA TTCTCCTGCACAACGCCATTCCCTTCATCGGCTTCGGCTTCCTGGATAACGCCATCATGATCGCCGCC GGCACTCAGATTGAACTGTCCATCGGATTGACACTGGGAATATCCACCATGGCAg cGGCGGCTCTGGGGAACCTGGTGTCTGATCTGGCTGGACTCGG TTTAGCAGGTTACGTGGAGGCTCTGGCTGCACGCTTCGGGATGCAGATTCCTGATCTCACACCAAAACAAGTGGATATGTGGCAGACCAGAGTCACCTCACACATG ggtaaAGCCATCGGCGTCGCTATCGGGTGCATTCTGGGAATGTTTCCATTGCTCTTCTTAAGCGATGATGAGGaggagaagaaggagaagaagatgaagaacCATCCAAACCCCAAATGA
- the LOC132103845 gene encoding zinc finger and BTB domain-containing protein 43-like, with translation MRTLELLLYELHSLYYMRGVSSGRGRVSLSVPQTELHSECRMEQLVGRSAPPGPVLQVCFPSVRASVLENLNRQREEGQLCDLSIQVQGQVFRAHRCVLAASSPYFHDQVLLKNVTTVSLPSVMDPLAFESVLNSAYTGQLTIVRDDIINYVTVASFLQMWHIVDKCTDILKRSRPLVQLSPGGAASSSHQSPSSSDCCFVDPEDGERAVGEQTLEKRPQSALPPLATWRRPTQSRWSRSSLTFPVRTEPECSPNAGDEGFHAFPVGPLPSIETSDFARHRIRARLRGAKEDEEQRRMEADEGVGEPLDEDKVRVKCEEHQAGAVESDRRLGESETDGLWNQWTLSDAKLLDEDEENETDAAFETYDEIEKATGQISQRPLPPPTSDQLAPGPSELSWVSQSSSSSPCSPLSATPKVHFCHCGKAYTLKSMRDRHVKMQHLNLRPFTCPVCSKSFKMKHHLTKHVKTHGGLRPYECALCGKKIVWRDSFLKHQAHCQGTTTSTTTTSGCQNEDAGAPGQVKVEQDDYSLQDEEIHS, from the exons ATGAGAACACTAGAATTACTACTTTATGAACTACACAGTTTATATTACATGAGGGGCGTGTCTTCAGGAAGAGGGCgtgtctctctttctgttccGCAGACAGAGCTCCACAGTGAATGCAG GATGGAGCAGCTCGTCGGCCGCAGTGCTCCGCCAGGCCCGGTGCTGCAGGTGTGTTTCCCCAGCGTCCGCGCCTCGGTCCTGGAGAATCTGAACCGGCAGCGCGAGGAGGGTCAGCTGTGTGACCTCTCCATTCAGGTGCAGGGTCAGGTGTTCCGCGCGCACCGGTGTGTGCTGGCTGCTTCTTCGCCGTATTTCCACGACCAG GTTCTGCTGAAGAACGTCACAACGGTGTCTCTTCCCTCCGTCATGGACCCTCTGGCCTTCGAGAGCGTGTTAAACTCGGCCTACACGGGTCAGCTCACCATCGTGCGTGACGACATCATCAACTACGTCACGGTGGCCAGCTTCCTGCAGATGTGGCACATCGTGGACAAGTGCACGGACATCCTGAAGAGGTCACgacctctggttcagctcagcccTGGCGGGGCAGCGTCCTCCAGTCACCAGTCGCCCAGCAGCTCCGACTGCTGCTTCGTCGATCCGGAGGACGGGGAGCGAGCGGTGGGCGAACAAACTCTGGAAAAACGACCACAAAGCGCGCTTCCGCCTCTGGCCACATGGAGGCGTCCGACTCAGAGCAGGTGGAGCAGAAGCAGCCTGACGTTCCCTGTCCGAACCGAGCCCGAATGCAGCCCGAATGCGGGAGACGAAGGTTTCCACGCATTTCCCGTCGGGCCTTTGCCGTCCATCGAAACTTCGGACTTCGCGAGGCACCGAATCCGCGCTCGCCTCCGAGGAGCGAAGGAAGATGAGGAGCAGCGGCGGATGGAAGCAGATGAAGGAGTTGGAGAGCCGCTGGATGAGGACAAAGTGAGGGTGAAGTGTGAGGAACACCAGGCCG GAGCCGTCGAGTCGGACAGACGTCTCGGAGAGAGCGAGACGGACGGACTGTGGAACCAGTGGACTTTGTCAGACGCCAAGCTGCTGGACGAAGACGAGGAGAACGAAACAGACGCTGCATTCGAGACCTACGACGAAATCGAGAAGGCCACGGGGCAGATTTCCCAGCGTCCTTTGCCACCGCCGACGTCTGACCAGTTGGCACCGGGCCCGTCCGAGCTCTCCTGGGTCTCGCAGTCCTCCTCGTCCTCCCCGTGCTCTCCTCTCTCTGCGACTCCCAAAGTCCACTTCTGTCACTGCGGCAAAGCGTACACGCTGAAGAGCATGCGCGACCGCCACGTGAAAATGCAGCACCTGAACCTGCGTCCGTTCACCTGCCCCGTCTGCTCCAAGAGCTTCAAGATGAAGCACCACCTGACCAAACACGTCAAGACTCACGGAGGCCTGCGTCCGTACGAGTGCGCGCTCTGCGGCAAGAAGATCGTCTGGAGAGACAGTTTCCTCAAGCATCAGGCTCACTGCCAGGGAACGACGACATCAACAACAACGACGTCCGGCTGTCAAAATGAGGACGCAGGTGCACCTGGACAAGTGAAGGTGGAGCAGGATGATTATTCATTACAGGACGAGgaaatacactcttaa